A segment of the Nitrospina gracilis 3/211 genome:
AAATGAAAGACGGGGTCGGGGGGGCGGCCTCTTCCCCGGCTTGAACCGCAGTAAGCGTGCACGCAAAATAAGTTGAGACGTTCCTTTAAGAAACTTTTCATTGGCGTTGACGCCGGGATTGAGGCCATGACCTTTTCCAGATCCCGGAGAAACGACCATCAAACGGGATTTTTCGATCTTCTTGATCAGGATATCGGTAATCAGGGACCCCGGATCAAATTCCCCGGTCCACCCGGATTCATTTTTCACAGGCACAACGGTAATTTTCTTGAGATAATACGCCTCCGCCTCGGTCAGAAAGGCGAGGCTCATTGCCAGGAAGGCAAATACAGTTTGGAAAACTGGTTTGGGAAACTGCATCACAGCTCCTGTTTCCGGGGTTGCATCGGCTCCGGTTCTACAATCCCCTGGATGACAGTAAATTCAGAAATTTCCATGGCTTGACAACTTTCGAACCCAAAGTAAAATACACCGCATGAAAAAGCTCTTTATCCTTATCGTTCTGTTTTCCACTTTCTTTATATTCGCGACCCCCGTTCTTGCCGAAAACCCGCCGGAAGGCATGGTGAAAATCCCCACCGGGTGTTTCATGATGGGAACCAATAACGTGTATGAGTACGAAGTGGGACGCAAAAACGGTCGCGAGCGGCCTGTTCACCAGGTTTGCATTGATTCATTTTACCTCGACAGGCATGAGGCCGCGCAGAAGGAATATGTCGAAGTCATGGGTAAAAATCCATCTTATTTCCCCGGCGACAACCTGCCTGTCGAGCACGTCAAATTCAAAGAAGCGCAGGAATACTGTTCCCTGAGGGGGAAACGCCTGCCCACTGAGGCGGAATGGGAGTATGCCGCCCGAGCCGGTGGTGTGGACGATTACCCCTGGGGCCCGGAGATAGACGGCGATTATGTCTGGTACGACCTCAATTCGGTGCGCAAACCGCATCCCGTCGGCACCCGGAAGGCGAATGCCTTTGGTGTTCACGACATGCTGGGAAGTGTGTGGGAATGGGTGAGTGACTGGTATTCCGACCATTATTACGAGGTCAGCCCGCGGGACAATCCACAGGGTCCTCAGGAACGCCAGAGCTGGCACGTGATTCGTGGGGGCTCCTGGGTGGACGATCCTGAAAATATCCGTGTTACGGTCCGTTACCGGGGGGATTCGGACGGCACCTATCATTTTCTTGTGGGTGTTCGCTGTGCCCGGGACCTCACACCCTCGCCCTGACCTTCCGTAAAGCTGGGAGATTTTTTGGGGGGAAGGGACCCTAAACCTTTCTTATTTCTTTTGGACCTTGGACCGCAAAACCGCAGATACCTTGTTCCTCAAGTTGAGCCGTCGGTTTCCCAAAGCCAAGTCGGAACTGGAATATGAAACGCGCTTCCAATTGCTGGTGGCGGTTATCCTGAGCGCCCAGGCAACGGACGTCTCCGTCAACGCCGCAACCGCCACCCTGTTCCCTCAATATCCCACTCCCTCCGCCATGCTTAAAGCCGGTGAGAAGGGTCTGCTCAAACACATCCGCCGTATCGGCCTGGCTCCGACCAAGGCGAAAAATATCCTTAAGACCTGTAAGATTCTTCTGGAAAAATTCGACGGTGAAGTACCCGAAAACCGGGAAGCCCTGGAAAGCCTGCCAGGTGTGGGCCGCAAAACGGCAAACGTGGTGTTGAACGAAGGTTTCGGTCATCCCACCATTGCCGTCGACACGCATGTGTTCCGCCTTTCCAACCGGACCGGCCTTGCTCCCAGCAAAAATACGGTGGAAGCGGAAACCAGGCTTTTGGAAATTGTTCCAAAAAAGTGGAAACCGAATGCCCATCGTTACCTCATCATGCAGGGACGATACGTGTGCAAGGCAAAAAACTACAACTGTTCCCATTGCGTCATTGTCCAGGAATGCGAGTTTTCAGATAAACGTTTTTTGGCTGAAGAAACTGTTAAATTAAATAAATGAATTTCAATACGTCAAACTCTTATCAACAAGTGGTGGACCGGGTGCGGGCAGCAGCGCCCGCCCATTCGATCATCGACACACTTGGCAACCTGGAGGTCGGAAACGCCTCCTATCCCCTATTGAAAATCACTTTTGGTACCCGAGGCGGTAAAACGGTTTTAATCTCAGCCGGAATTCATGGGGACGAGCCCGCAGGCGTGGAAGCAGTCTGCACATTTCTTGAAAGCAGACTTTACGAACCCTATCTGGGCGAGTGGGAATTTCACGTCATACCGTGTATCAATCCAACCGGCTTTGAAGCAGGTACCCGGGAAAATCATGCGGGAGAAGACCTGAACCGGGCCTTTCAATGGGAGCATCCCCCCTTGGAGGTGGCGTGTGTGAAGTCCGTATTCGCCAACGGGCCGTTTGACCTTGATCTCGAGCTTCATGAAGACGTCGATAGCGTCGGATACTACCTGTACCAGAAAGATCAGGATAATTTTGTGTCCGACCTGGGACGGAAGATTCTGGACGCCGTGGAACTCGTGATGCCTCTGGACGAGAACGAGGAAATTGAGGAGTCGCCCGCTGACCGGGGTCTGCTTGCGCGGCTAAAGGGACCGGAGGAAATGGATTTTTGGCCTATGGCCATTTACGCTTACGTCCAGGGATGCCGCCATATGTTCACCATGGAGACATCGGGGCGGTTTCCCTTGAAACAGCGAATAGAAGCGCACCTCACGGGCATAGAGGTGGCTTTAAGGGAGTTTTCCCGCGTTTCCCGGTAAAAACGGTCACGAATCACGCCTTGATTTCGGCGATGAGAGGAATTTTGATGTTCTCGCCAATGTGGAGGGAATTGAGGTCTTTCCCCGGGTTGTAATAACCCAGAAGCCAAAGCGGAATCACATATTCATTGTTGCAAAGTTCCCACAAGGTGTCGCCCTTTTTCAATTTTCGCACCAAAACCTTTTCGACCTTGTAAGTGGTATAGAAATCTTCCTGGATTGCCTTGTGGTACTCCTGACGCTTGGTTTCAAATTCTTCCGGTGTCACCCGGCGGAAAGGAACCTTGATGGTCTGATTGATATGAATCCGACTTCTCCATCGAAGGTTGTTGAGCCGTCGAAGCTCTCGAATCGAGATGCGGGCCCAGTCTGCAAAATGGCTTAAAGTTTCATCGAAGTCCACCTTGGCGATACCAATGGGGTATTCCCCTTCCATCCGGGGGATGAAACGCATCGGGCGAAATGCCGGCCGGTCCGTATTGAATTCCTGAACCCCCGTGCTGGCCAGAACCGTATCGCCCTCTTCCTTTTGATTTTTCGTGGAAACCTCCGGCTTCACTGCGACCTGCTTAACCGTCACCTCCAGTTTTTCTTTCTTGGCCGCTTCCGTCTTTTTCGCCACCAGCTTGGCCTCGATCATGTTCGGATCTTTGGGCACTTTCACCCTCTGGCCCACGCGCAGGGCATGTGGGTTGGTGAGGTTGTTGATCTTGGCCAAAACGCCTACATGAACGCCGTGTTTTTTCGCAATACGAGTCAGAGTGTCGCGCCGTTTAACCCGGTACAGAAACGTATCGCCTACCTGAAAGTCATATTGGTTCCAGTCGGTTTTGATTTCGGTGACTTTTACCTTTTCATCGCTCCAGCCCGGAATTTCCAGAACCTGTCCCCGATAAATCCGGTTGCGGTGACCAATGACGTTCAGTTCCTTAAGTTTGGAAACCGTTGTGCCCAGACGGTTGGCAATACTGATGAGAGTGTCCCCCCATTGGACTTTATACCAGCGGGACCGCATCTGTTTATTGTGTTTCAACGCTTCCGGGATGTCTTCATACAGTCCGGCAAGGTTTGGGTACCGGTCTGCAGGAGCCTTCAATACATAATGCTTGGGGACATGCTTTTTACCCGTGATCACCGGACGGCGCAGGGCCGGGTTGTAAAACGCGATCTCCTCGCGGTCCATACCCAGGTATTTTTCCAGGGTGGAAATATTCACGTAGTCCCGGAGTTGGACCGTACTGTAGCGAATTGGTTTTTCTCTGACATGGTTGGGAAAATACAGGTTGGGATTGCTGCTCACTTCCAGGGCTGCCAGGAATTCAGCGAAGAAATTACGGGAAGCAAATCCAAAGGTACGGCTTTTGTAGCTCCGCACAATTTTTACAATGTCGTCGCCGTGTCTAGCCTTGGCACGGGTCATTCCGCGCAATCCGTGGTTGTAGGCGGTGATGGCTAAAGGCCAGCTTCCGATCGATTCGTAATTGTATTTGAGCAGTTTCGCTGCGGCATAAGCGGCAAGGATGGGATCTTTACGCTCGTCAACCTCGTAATTGATGCTCATGAACCGGCGCCCCGTACTTCGCGTGAACTGCCACACACCCGCAGCGCCGGCACTGGAGTATGCGTGAACCTGGAAAGAAGATTCCACATGCGGCAAAGCCGACAACTGAACCGGGACCCCCACTTCCTTGAAGATTCTTTTGATCTCCGGCATGTAACGTCCAGCCCGGCGGATGCCGTCTTCAAAACGGTCGGCCTGTCCCAGCTGGTCGCGAATGCGACGCGCAGCCTGGTAGAAGTCCTTTTTCACCAGGCGTGCCACACGATCTTCTTCGTAACTCAGGTTGTTGAAATTATTAAGCCGGGCCAGTTTGTGAAGGATGGTTTTGTACTTGTTGATGGCCTTTCGGACTTCCCTCCGGCGATAGCGGTTGGATTTATTGTCTCCCAATTCAACCACATGGTAGATGATGCTCAGGTCTTCATCGTCGTGAATGACAACTTGGCGGGTGGTGTACTTGCTGTAAATGGCCTTCCAGAAACTGACCTGTGTTTCCAACCCCACCGGAACAGTGAAGTTGAATTCCTTCTGCTCGTGGAACTCACCTGGAAATGTCGCCCAAACAGGTGAGGCAGCCAGACTGAACAGACACAGCACGCACGCAATCAGGAGTTGTTTCAATCGCACGGAACCGAACCTTTCCCCTCAAAAAAAGTCCGAAGAATCGAGTATGGAGTCGTTGCCGGAAAGAAAGTGAATCGCCCCTCCCGGATTTTTCACGAACGCGTAGGCCAGATCAGCCTAAATGATTGTTTTTTAAAGATAACAAAAAGGTGACGGGGGGTCAAGCGCGTTTACAAGGAAATACAAGGGTTTCTGGGTCCAGTTCCTTTCACCGAATCGATGAAATCAGGCGATGGCACGAATCATTTGGAGGGAGGCTGGTACTCCTGGTTCATTTTGTAAATAAATGCCAGCAACTCCGCAACGACCTGATAAATGGCCGGTGGGATTTCCTGGTTCAGGTTAACCTGGGAAAGGACCTGCACGAGGTCGGGGTCTTCTTTTATGGGGATGTTGTGTTCCCGAGCAAGGTCTATAATTCGTTCTGCTATAAGGCCTTGCCCTTTTGCGGTGACCACCGGGGCCGTGTTCCGGGCACCATCGTAGCGAAGCGAAACAGCGCTTTTGGGCTTTTTGGGGGATTCGTCGTTCATGTCTCAATATCCACCAGCCGGGTGGGTTCCTGAATCACCCACTGGGTCAAATGATCTGGCAGGTCCCGATCCACCTGTTCCTTCAAAATCGTGGAAACGCGGATAGCAAATCCCAGTTCCTGCATGCGGGTTTTCAGGTCCAGGAGATGGTTTTCCAGGAAGGTCTTCACAACCGGGTTTTCCGTTTCGATGGAAACCGACAGTCCTTCGGGCCGCATACTGGTATCCACCCTCAAAGGGCCAAGCGCGGTCATGTCTAAAAAGAACACCATGTTGAATGATTTGTTTTCCGGATCGGAGCTTTGCGAATCCCCTTCCCAGTCTCGCCGTACATAGATTTTTAGTTGTGACCCACCTTCAAACAACGATTGCGGCAACGGCAACAACTGGGGAATCTGCTCCTGCTTTGCAAACTGGTTCGACAGCTGGTGAAACTCAATGTTCTGCACAGAACGGTGAACCGCCTGGAGAACATCCTGCAACTGCCGCAAGGGAGTACCGGTTTTTTGCGTGGCCTCCTCCAGCCGGGTCGCCAGTTCCATCAATTGACCTTTCAAGTCCAACTGGAGGCGTTGAAAGCGGTCGTTTCCTCCTTCCTGCAAAAGCAGGTTCCGCACTTTGGTTTCATAATGGATCCCTGACCGATCCACCATCTCCTGCATGCGCGGGGCCTCCAGTTTATTTTCAGACGAGGGTGAAAGCAGGCGCAGGGTATCCCGTAGTTTGCCCAGAAGTTCCGGGTCGATTTTCGATTCCCTCAACAGGACTGGGTGATCGACAGCCTGCTTGAGAGTCGAGACCATCTCGTCGATCGGTTGCTGTGTCGTCATGAGAGGCTTTAACAGAGACGGGGTAACTGGGCGGATCACCTGGTCGGCGGGGCGGGCCTCCAGCACATATCCGCTTTGAACCTTCCGGGGCGCTACCACCACTGGGTCACCGGGCCGGAATAAATAAGGACTCGGAAGTTTGATTGCCATCTCCTCCCTACCCTGGGTTTGGACAACCAAGGTCCCCGCATCCTGAGGACGGACCGTGTGCAATACCGTCCGGCCCCGGGGATCTATTTGCAACCGGTTGAGGTCTTGCCGGGAAAAAACAGGTTCCACAGACGCCCTTTTTTCTCCGTGCGGTGACAAACGTGTAACTGAAGCTGAGGCGTTGCCCTGCTGCCCGGATCGATTTGCTTTGGCAGTTGACGTGGTTTCCACTTTAACGGGTTGGATAGAATCGGGATGAGGGCTGTTTGTCCCGGGAGTCCGGGAAATGGAAGCGCCGGAACCGGACTTACCTGATGTCCCCGCACCTTCCAGCCCGGTTCGGTTGAAAACACCGGTTTTGGTTTCTTTTGATTCAAGGGCAGTGGGACTCGAAGATCCCGACTGCCCCTCGCGCATTGCCCGTTTGGATAAAGTTGTTGTCACATCCGAAGTGGCCCCGGCCTTTTGGGTTGAGGGAGTCCTCGACCTTGAGGTGGTGGGTCCGAAATCGATTAATTTCAAAACCGGCTCAGGGCTGATTTGTTCCACCTTCGCAGTGAGCAACTGGCCCGGCTTCAGGTTTTGGGCCGATCCCAATAAAACCGGCTTTCCCTGAAACTGGACAATGGCGCGTCCACCCTGCAGAACCTGCATCACCTTTCCCTGAAGGGTGTCGCCGGGACTGAACATGCTTGCGAAGGCTTCCAGCTTGATTGTATTGAATTTTAATGAAACATTTTTAGGGGAAAGAATACGGACCAGATTGGGCTGGGAATTGCTGGAAACCATTTCAGGGAAGTATCCCTTTTTCAGGCCACCACGTCGAGATGGACTCCTTGCGTTTTTTCTGCCATACCTGCAGACGGGGCGGCGGTGGATGATGAGGCCGGCTCTTTCGTATCGGCGGGTTCCTTCCTTTTCTTGATACGCACGCGGCGGCGGCGATTCCCCCTCTCATCGGGGTTGGCCGGATCGGTGGGGTTGGAGTTTTCAGGGTCCTGCACTTCCAACCGCTTGGCTTCGTTCTGACGTGCCTGCTCTTCTTCCGCCAGTTGGTCCAGTGCCAGATGAAGGGCTTGTTGAACCTGAACCTTCTCCACCACGGAACTCATTTGCAGAACATGCTGGGTGTTTGCTGGAAACGTGATAGGCATATCCTAAACCTTTTAAACAAAGCCTTTTACTTATTCAATATACCCCGTGAGGGGAAATTGTCAAGTGGGGGCCCTTCAGGAAGCAGTGACAACAAACTCAGTGAAGAGCACGTCTGTGATCACCCCTGACCCACGAACCAGAAACGAGTTGGACATGGCCAGAATTTCCTGCTTTAACCGGGTTTTAATCGGCTTTTTGGGATTCTGGAAGTCTTTCAAGGTTTTGCGGGACAATTGCCGGTAAATTCCGGAGCGCAGGTTGGGAAGCGCCTTTTCGAGTTCCTGGTCGAGTTTGTTATTGCTGAGCAGAAGGCTGACCTGGACCTTTAGAAACTGACCGGTTTCTGTCCCATTCTTGGCCGTGATGGGAAGGAAAAATGGTTTTAATGCATACACATTTGGCTTTTCAAATGGCAGGGTCTCCTCTTCCCGAGCCTGCTGGGTGAAATCGGTTTCCACCACCGGGGTGGTGAACATCAAAAACAGGTAATAGGCGATGCCGGACACCAGCACTGCGCCCAGGGAAACGGCCGTATATTTAAGAGCCTGTTCACGGTAAATCTGCAGCCAAAGGATCGCCTTTCGGAAGGGAGTCGCCTTTCTTAACTCATCCTCCTGCCTTTTCTCTTCCTCCGCTAACAGGCGTTCGATATCATCGGTATCTTCCAACCCGATACTTGGATCCCGATCCTTTTGATCTTTGCCTTCTTGGGCCATGTCTTATTTGTTGAGAGCCTTCAAGTCCTCGAATACTCTGCGAACATTCTGTTTAAGGAGCTGAAGGTCTCCATCGTTCCGAATGATAAAATCCGCATACGCCAGTTTGTCTTCCACCTTCATCTGGTTTTCAATGCGGCGTTCGATTTCCTCCCGCCTCAAAAATCCTTTTTTAAGAGAATTCTCCAGTTGGGTTTGGCGGTCACCCGCGACCACAATAACCTTATCTACTTTACGGTAATTTCCAGATTCAATTAAGAGTGCGGCATCAATAAAAACCAGGGCCTCAGGATCGTTCCGGACGATTCCGGCAAACCGCCGTTCCTCCTCCTCGAACACCCGGGGGTGCAGAATGGATTCCAAAACCTGCTTTTCTGCGGGGTCGCGAAACACCACATCCCCCAATCTGGCGCGGTTCAGCGTGCGGTCGGAATTGAGGATGGAATCCCCAAAATGTCCTACAATCTCGCGCCACGCGGGCTCATCCGGACGTACCAGCTCACGGCACAACAGGTCGGCATCGATTACGTATCCGCCAAGTTCCTGCAACATCCCGGCGACGGTGGTTTTGCCGGAGCCGATCCCGCCTGTCAATCCGATTAGAAGTGCCACTCCACCCCCTTGATTTTCACACCCATCATTCCAGAACCCGCTTGAGAAAATCCTCGTACAAACGCATCAATTTTTTGGTTGTGGGCCCGGGTTTGCCATTACCGACAGGTCGGCTGTTAAGGAGGGTTACCGGCATGATTTTTTTCACCGTGCCCGTGATGAAAGCCTCTTCCGCCTGTTCCAGGGCCTCTGGAGGCCATTCGCCTTCTTCTACAAGGAACCCATTTTCACGAGCCAGCCTCAGGATTTTTTCACGGGTGATGCCTTCAAGTATGCCGCAATCCAGGGACGGAGTGAAAATACGACCATCTTTAACGAAAAAAATGTTACTGGTGGTGCATTCCGTCAAGTAACCGGAGGAGTTGAGCATCAACGCATCGGCCGCTCCGGTTCTGTTTGCTTCCATTTTGGCCAGCACGTTGTTCAGGTAGTTGCCGGTTTTCAATTCAGGGTTCAAAGATTCTTTCAGGTTGCGCTTCACGCTCACCAACGCGAGGTGAATTCCTTTGTCGTAATTTTCCTGAGGATAAATCACCGCCTCCTTGGCAAGGATGATTACGTTCGGCGACGTGCAGGAGGTAGGGTCGAGGTCAAGTTCTCCCACCCCACGAGTAACAATAATGCGAACATAGGACTCGGTATTTCCCGCCGATTTCAAGGTGCGGTGGATTTCCTCGCCAAACTTTGTGTCACTGTAAGGTATAACCAGATTCAGTGCCGCGGCCGACTGCCGGAGACGGCGTAAATGTTCAGCCAGAAAAACGACCTGTCCATCGATTGTAGAAACCACTTCGTAGACACTATCGCCAAACAAAAAACCATGGTCGAGTACTGAAATAAAAGCATCGTTGTCAATGGTTCCATTCAGATTAATTTTGATGGTCATGGGCAGGTCCGTAGGGAATTTGCAAATTACTTTTCGTCATCACTCATTTTATCAAGAATTTCATTTAACTTTTCCTTGTCTTCCTTCGTGAAGACTTCCTGAATCTTATCCTTCATCTCAGCGGCCTCATTGAATTTTTCCTTGCCATTCTCGAGAGTTTCCTCAATTCCGTCTTTCAGTTCCCGGACTTCGCCCACAGTCTCGCGCATGGTGCTTTTAAGATCCGTCTCGTTTAACTTTTCAATATACTCTTTGGGGACATCCACGTTTTCCTCGAACACCTCCACAAGCTCTTCCAGCTTGGGATGTAAAGAGGAATCGTCTGTAATGCTCCGGTAGGTATCAGGGAGGTATTGCAAGGGGAACAAGACCACAACGATGATAAAAACTCCCTTCACGGCACCTATAACGCCACCCCATACGCGGTCCATGCGCGAGATGGATTCTGATTTCTCAATGTACTTTTTAAGCAGTTTTCCCAAAAAATAAACTGCGAAATACACTCCCGTGAATAACAGGAAGAACGCAAGAACGTGCGCAAGAGTGGGACTGTCGAGAGTATTCAGTAAAGTTTCCGCCATCTCACCCTGAAAATTCAACGCCACTACATAGCCTAAAAACAGGCCGGCAAAAGTAAACAGCTCCCGCACCATTCCACGATAGGCGGAATAAGCTGCACTGATTAAAACAATTGTGAGAACGACGATATCAAAAAATGTCATTGTTCAATTATCCGATGTTGCCGGACTCATCCGGATGGCCAGAATCTGTTCCCAACTGGTGAAGTTTTTCTTTTCATACAGGTTTTTGTAAATCACAAAATTCCTGAGAACTTTTTTCACATAATTACGGGTTTCATTGAAGGGAATACTTTCGATGAATTCGATATCACCAAGGGATGAACGGATTTCCCTCCATTTCTTCACCCTGTTCGGACCGGCATTGTATGCTGCCAGCGCATAGACAGGGTTGTCACCAAACATTTCCAGAAGGTGGTTCAAGTATTTCACCCCGAGTTTGATATTCAAGGAAGGGTTTTTCAAATCTTCCGATTCCGGTGTAGGCTCACCCAATGAATGGGCCACCCGCTTGGCCGTTTGCGGAATCAACTGCATCAAACCCATGGCGTTGGCGGACGAGTGGGCGTTTGGATTGAAAGCGCTTTCCTGACGCATCAAAGCCAGTACCAGATAAGGGTCCAGACGGTAAGGCTCTGCTTCCAGCCTGGCCTTCTCCATGAACGCTTCAGGGAAAAGGGTTTCAATCAACCTTGAGGGAAGAGAATCGTGGTTGTTGCGTAGAGACAGGGCCCAGGATAATGCAATGGTTTTCTCGTACCCACCTGCCTTTAGAAACAATTCTATTAAATGGTGAAGAAACGCATTGGACTCGCTTCCATGCGTCACCTGCGCCAACTCATTCAGGCCTTTCTCCAGAAAACCAATGGAGATCAGCTTTTCAGCGCGTTTGAGCCGTTTACGCCCCATTTCGCCCAAGCCTGGCTGCCGCGCCTGGCTTTCCGGCGACGGGAGTTCCTCTTTAACAAAACTCAAGGCATCCATATTCAATTCCACCCTCGCCAGCATGGCGTAAAAATTCAGGGGGTGCAGTTCCACCAGTTTTCGTAAAGTGATTTTACTTTTATCTGTCTTATTGAGGGCTGACTGTGTTTGCGCGAGCCAGTAATAAGAGGCGGCCACAAAATTATATGCACTCAAGAG
Coding sequences within it:
- a CDS encoding CvpA family protein yields the protein MTFFDIVVLTIVLISAAYSAYRGMVRELFTFAGLFLGYVVALNFQGEMAETLLNTLDSPTLAHVLAFFLLFTGVYFAVYFLGKLLKKYIEKSESISRMDRVWGGVIGAVKGVFIIVVVLFPLQYLPDTYRSITDDSSLHPKLEELVEVFEENVDVPKEYIEKLNETDLKSTMRETVGEVRELKDGIEETLENGKEKFNEAAEMKDKIQEVFTKEDKEKLNEILDKMSDDEK
- a CDS encoding M14 family metallopeptidase — its product is MNFNTSNSYQQVVDRVRAAAPAHSIIDTLGNLEVGNASYPLLKITFGTRGGKTVLISAGIHGDEPAGVEAVCTFLESRLYEPYLGEWEFHVIPCINPTGFEAGTRENHAGEDLNRAFQWEHPPLEVACVKSVFANGPFDLDLELHEDVDSVGYYLYQKDQDNFVSDLGRKILDAVELVMPLDENEEIEESPADRGLLARLKGPEEMDFWPMAIYAYVQGCRHMFTMETSGRFPLKQRIEAHLTGIEVALREFSRVSR
- a CDS encoding flagellar basal body-associated FliL family protein, whose protein sequence is MAQEGKDQKDRDPSIGLEDTDDIERLLAEEEKRQEDELRKATPFRKAILWLQIYREQALKYTAVSLGAVLVSGIAYYLFLMFTTPVVETDFTQQAREEETLPFEKPNVYALKPFFLPITAKNGTETGQFLKVQVSLLLSNNKLDQELEKALPNLRSGIYRQLSRKTLKDFQNPKKPIKTRLKQEILAMSNSFLVRGSGVITDVLFTEFVVTAS
- a CDS encoding aminotransferase class IV; protein product: MTIKINLNGTIDNDAFISVLDHGFLFGDSVYEVVSTIDGQVVFLAEHLRRLRQSAAALNLVIPYSDTKFGEEIHRTLKSAGNTESYVRIIVTRGVGELDLDPTSCTSPNVIILAKEAVIYPQENYDKGIHLALVSVKRNLKESLNPELKTGNYLNNVLAKMEANRTGAADALMLNSSGYLTECTTSNIFFVKDGRIFTPSLDCGILEGITREKILRLARENGFLVEEGEWPPEALEQAEEAFITGTVKKIMPVTLLNSRPVGNGKPGPTTKKLMRLYEDFLKRVLE
- a CDS encoding formylglycine-generating enzyme family protein; translation: MKKLFILIVLFSTFFIFATPVLAENPPEGMVKIPTGCFMMGTNNVYEYEVGRKNGRERPVHQVCIDSFYLDRHEAAQKEYVEVMGKNPSYFPGDNLPVEHVKFKEAQEYCSLRGKRLPTEAEWEYAARAGGVDDYPWGPEIDGDYVWYDLNSVRKPHPVGTRKANAFGVHDMLGSVWEWVSDWYSDHYYEVSPRDNPQGPQERQSWHVIRGGSWVDDPENIRVTVRYRGDSDGTYHFLVGVRCARDLTPSP
- the coaE gene encoding dephospho-CoA kinase (Dephospho-CoA kinase (CoaE) performs the final step in coenzyme A biosynthesis.), whose product is MALLIGLTGGIGSGKTTVAGMLQELGGYVIDADLLCRELVRPDEPAWREIVGHFGDSILNSDRTLNRARLGDVVFRDPAEKQVLESILHPRVFEEEERRFAGIVRNDPEALVFIDAALLIESGNYRKVDKVIVVAGDRQTQLENSLKKGFLRREEIERRIENQMKVEDKLAYADFIIRNDGDLQLLKQNVRRVFEDLKALNK
- a CDS encoding EscU/YscU/HrcU family type III secretion system export apparatus switch protein, which produces MNDESPKKPKSAVSLRYDGARNTAPVVTAKGQGLIAERIIDLAREHNIPIKEDPDLVQVLSQVNLNQEIPPAIYQVVAELLAFIYKMNQEYQPPSK
- the nth gene encoding endonuclease III encodes the protein MDRKTADTLFLKLSRRFPKAKSELEYETRFQLLVAVILSAQATDVSVNAATATLFPQYPTPSAMLKAGEKGLLKHIRRIGLAPTKAKNILKTCKILLEKFDGEVPENREALESLPGVGRKTANVVLNEGFGHPTIAVDTHVFRLSNRTGLAPSKNTVEAETRLLEIVPKKWKPNAHRYLIMQGRYVCKAKNYNCSHCVIVQECEFSDKRFLAEETVKLNK
- a CDS encoding LysM peptidoglycan-binding domain-containing protein; this translates as MRLKQLLIACVLCLFSLAASPVWATFPGEFHEQKEFNFTVPVGLETQVSFWKAIYSKYTTRQVVIHDDEDLSIIYHVVELGDNKSNRYRRREVRKAINKYKTILHKLARLNNFNNLSYEEDRVARLVKKDFYQAARRIRDQLGQADRFEDGIRRAGRYMPEIKRIFKEVGVPVQLSALPHVESSFQVHAYSSAGAAGVWQFTRSTGRRFMSINYEVDERKDPILAAYAAAKLLKYNYESIGSWPLAITAYNHGLRGMTRAKARHGDDIVKIVRSYKSRTFGFASRNFFAEFLAALEVSSNPNLYFPNHVREKPIRYSTVQLRDYVNISTLEKYLGMDREEIAFYNPALRRPVITGKKHVPKHYVLKAPADRYPNLAGLYEDIPEALKHNKQMRSRWYKVQWGDTLISIANRLGTTVSKLKELNVIGHRNRIYRGQVLEIPGWSDEKVKVTEIKTDWNQYDFQVGDTFLYRVKRRDTLTRIAKKHGVHVGVLAKINNLTNPHALRVGQRVKVPKDPNMIEAKLVAKKTEAAKKEKLEVTVKQVAVKPEVSTKNQKEEGDTVLASTGVQEFNTDRPAFRPMRFIPRMEGEYPIGIAKVDFDETLSHFADWARISIRELRRLNNLRWRSRIHINQTIKVPFRRVTPEEFETKRQEYHKAIQEDFYTTYKVEKVLVRKLKKGDTLWELCNNEYVIPLWLLGYYNPGKDLNSLHIGENIKIPLIAEIKA
- the fliK gene encoding flagellar hook-length control protein FliK: MTTQQPIDEMVSTLKQAVDHPVLLRESKIDPELLGKLRDTLRLLSPSSENKLEAPRMQEMVDRSGIHYETKVRNLLLQEGGNDRFQRLQLDLKGQLMELATRLEEATQKTGTPLRQLQDVLQAVHRSVQNIEFHQLSNQFAKQEQIPQLLPLPQSLFEGGSQLKIYVRRDWEGDSQSSDPENKSFNMVFFLDMTALGPLRVDTSMRPEGLSVSIETENPVVKTFLENHLLDLKTRMQELGFAIRVSTILKEQVDRDLPDHLTQWVIQEPTRLVDIET